One region of Babylonia areolata isolate BAREFJ2019XMU chromosome 29, ASM4173473v1, whole genome shotgun sequence genomic DNA includes:
- the LOC143302366 gene encoding uncharacterized protein LOC143302366, producing MNLVEELRDDFLMCTICFEEYRDPKQLPCLHTFCRHCLAKYIVGKVLDTGLHSFPCPFCRKNIQPAPGAGEAKRWADTFPTNFLLSQLSCKLKEKAAVASTSLGNGNTSNSGGGGGGGGGGGGRDDSSGSGEKATGMSEVVVARVRCSEHPSFPLVGYCTRQRHGVCEECCVQRHADCIRSHVRERESRHLAEERRAECRESLGALQIKLEGIKDRISTQESELLTRREQLTAQTGAALGDLRSKLDLFLSQQEQELTSRLDDVVSKETGRLTLARHQAAELTKSVQHVSDRVDSVAGGGGGGGGGGLSVKDLALLDKAHEELQEREKDVDRLRKDCQPTEVRFLPGATPLDKALKGWTVGSVALEFKPQPSGGARRRVQRYVSDPSFSSVGTFLDQVSLPAQRNNNHSNSNNHNNDNPDVFDNAPPPPQQRGSKHGRALSPPGAAASSSSSSTAEGPGAGEWGASREHHHRRRSEGPPPPPSSSFSPRKPPTVPDFGSVLIEESRRSRSAPRRPRPLSESLPSSSSSSSSSVPRRRSAVPMETAIDCTVDGDRVGGERSGERGGGGGGGERNVRTLDRNAPGGFSRVGGTESAAMTWSGNTERSSSTPSSSSTDPGPPQDEDDDLHHHHHPPDSTTSSSPEDTPSLPGGSATEREQGGADSGSPSGGSAPHRIVCVRHFLASHGSDVKTHPGLVGICAVCKDRVAVSDRWNKAVKLLDISGRVMDVLAVQGGAEPWDLALRRPGVLAVTYPKEQKIRLLDVADGGSRLHYRSHFNTRDGYASLASRDPATLVASVCPPFGPPKLHVLDYMGVVLRALDCSRLAYPRCLDVCGGEEVCVSDWTHHNVKIFDPPDTTTTTSSSSTSSSPGPRHTYSGVLGSPDAQLKAPMGVAWNGREHVFIVDGKSSKLHAVCLQSGICSAIFSLPQGGGLGAAELKLVAFVDTSPELCRSERALVVTTTTGSVQVYDLCSTF from the exons ATGAACCTGGTGGAGGAGCTGCGAGACGACTTCCTCATGTGCACCATCTGCTTCGAGGAGTACCGGGATCCCAAGCAGCTGCCGTGTCTGCACACCTTCTGCCGCCACTGCCTGGCCAAGTACATCGTGGGCAAGGTCCTGGACACCGGCCTCCACTCCTTCCCCTGCCCCTTCTGCAGGAAGAACATACAGCCCGCGCCCGGCGctggggag GCCAAAAGGTGGGCAGACACTTTCCCCACCAACTTCCTCCTTTCCCAACTCAGTTGCAAACTGAAGGAGAAGGCGGCAGTCGCCTCCACCTCTCTCGGCAACGGCAACACGAGCAACAGCGGCGGCgggggcggcggcggcggcggcggcggcggcagggATGACAGTAGTGGCAGTGGGGAGAAAGCGACGGGCATGTCGGAGGTGGTGGTTGCTCGAGTCAGGTGCTCGGAGCACCCGTCG TTCCCTCTGGTGGGGTACTGCACACGGCAGCGGCACGGGGTGTGCGAGGAGTGCTGTGTCCAGAGGCACGCAGACTGCATCCGGAGTCACGTGCGGGAGCGCGAGTCACGCCACCTGGCGGAGGAGCGCAGGGCGGAGTGCCGGGAGTCCCTGGGAGCATTGCAG ATCAAGCTGGAAGGCATTAAGGACCGAATCAGCACCCAGGAATCAGAGCTCCTCACCCGCAGGGAGCAGCTGACTGCCCAGACAGGGGCCGCCCTGGGAGACCTGCGGTCCAAGCTGGACCTGTTCCTCAGCCAGCAGGAGCAGGAGCTGACCTCACGCCTGGACGACGTTGTGAGCAAGGAGACGGGCCGGCTGACCCTCGCCAGACACCAGGCTGCCGAGCTGACCAAGTCCGTGCAGCACGTGTCGGACAGGGTGGACAGtgtggcaggaggaggaggcggtggtggtggcggaggtctgTCGGTGAAGGACCTGGCCTTGCTGGACAAGGCTCATGAAGAGCTTCAGGAGCGGGAGAAGGACGTGGACAGGCTCCGCAAGGACTGCCAACCCACGGAAGTCCGCTTCCTTCCCGGGGCCACCCCGCTGGACAAGGCGCTGAAAGGGTGGACGGTAGGCTCCGTGGCCCTGGAGTTCAAACCCCAGCCCAGCGGCGGGGCCAGGCGGCGCGTGCAGCGCTACGTGTCCGACCCGAGCTTCTCCTCGGTGGGAACCTTCCTGGACCAGGTCTCGCTCCCCGCGCAgcgcaacaacaaccacagtaacagcaacaaccacaacaacgacaacccagACGTCTTCGAcaacgctccccctcccccacaacagcGCGGGTCCAAACATGGCCGGGCCCTGTCCCCGCCCGGCGCcgccgcctcttcctcctcctcctccacggcgGAGGGACCGggtgctggggagtggggggcctCCAGAGAACACCACCACAGGAGACGTTCCGaaggacccccaccccctccctcctcgtccttctccccGCGGAAACCGCCCACCGTGCCGGACTTCGGGTCCGTGCTGATCGAGGAGTCTCGGAGAAGCCGGAGCGCCCCCCGGCGGCCCCGCCCCCTCAGCGAgagcctcccctcctcctcctcctcctcctcctccagtgtcCCCAGGAGAAGGAGTGCCGTACCCATGGAGACGGCCATCGACTGCACTGTGGACGGCGACAGAGTCGGCGGGGAAAGGAGCGGCGAGaggggcggcggcggcggcggcggcgagaGGAACGTTCGCACCCTGGACAGAAATGCGCCGGGTGGCTTTTCTCGAGTAGGGGGGACGGAAAGCGCCGCCATGACCTGGAGCGGCAACACCGAGAGATCCTCCTCCacgccttcctcttcctccacggACCCCGGCCCACCTCAAGACGAGGACGacgatctccaccaccaccaccaccctcccgattccaccacctcctcctccccggaGGACACCCCGTCGCTCCCCGGGGGTTCCGCCACGGAGCGGGAGCAGGGCGGCGCCGACAGCGGAAGTCCGAGCGGCGGGTCGGCCCCTCACCGTATCGTGTGCGTGCGTCACTTCCTGGCCAGCCACGGAAGTGACGTCAAGACCCACCCGGGTTTGGTTGGGATCTGCGCCGTGTGTAAAGATCGGGTGGCCGTGTCTGACCGCTGGAAcaag GCGGTCAAGCTGCTGGACATCTCGGGCCGGGTGATGGACGTGCTGGCTGTGCAGGGAGGAGCCGAACCTTGGGACCTCGCCCTCCGCAGACCCGGGGTGCTGGCCGTCACCTACCCCAAG GAGCAGAAGATACGCCTTCTGGACGTGGCAGACGGCGGGTCCCGCCTCCACTACCGCTCCCATTTCAACACGAGGGACGGCTACGCCTCGCTGGCGTCGAGAGACCCCGCCACgctggtggccagtgtgtgtCCGCCCTTCGGCCCGCCCAAGCTGCACGTGCTGGACTACATGGGCGTCGTCCTCAGGGCTCTGGACTGCTCCCGGCTAGCCTATCCGCGCTGCCTGGACGTCTGCGGGGGAGAAGAG GTGTGCGTATCAGACTGGACCCACCACAACGTCAAGATCTTCGACCccccagacaccaccaccaccacctcctcctcctccacctcctcctccccagggCCGAGACACACGTACTCGGGGGTGTTGGGTTCCCCGGACGCTCAGCTGAAAGCCCCGATGGGCGTGGCGTGGAACGGGCGCGAGCACGTGTTCATCGTGGACGGCAAGAGCAGCAAACTGCACGCCGTGTGTCTGCAGAGCGGGATCTGCTCCGCCATCTTCTCGCTTCCCcagggagggggcctgggggccgCGGAGCTCAAGCTGGTCGCCTTCGTCGACACGTCCCCGGAGCTGTGTCGGAGTGAGCGTGCCCTGGTGGTGACCACGACCACAGGGTCTGTGCAGGTGTATGACCTGTGTTCTACCTTCTGA